The Metabacillus sediminilitoris genome window below encodes:
- a CDS encoding helix-turn-helix domain-containing protein, whose amino-acid sequence MEQSKIISTAMKIHHVTNLNTYVLDGNGEFLYQHEIISVPTFMPGSGNEDILYLFEKMKGEEEKLYSYINHWNLHYFGYTFFVKNEGFTIIIGPYLETQPNLYSLSREYHLSSIQSENLKVVCDKIYVLTEEQASSFASFLQQFKSMTEQETTPRTIVSDQNKRSIYIKSDNITLDEEAELVKVRYKTEKDFMHAVEQGDKIAALKLINSSNMLFYFSERFPNQPLRSQRNVAIVLNTLLRISARNSNVPAIIIHRISEKYAYEIENTNQLAELQLLKDRMIEEYCDLVLENSLRKYSTMTQKVIEHLLSFYDKQMNKDELAELLSTHPSHLSRKFKEETKMTITAYQQMLRIKKAKHLLKTENLSVEEIAWIIGYDDPSYFARVFKKETGMTPTQFRDGDEQ is encoded by the coding sequence ATGGAACAATCTAAAATCATTTCTACAGCAATGAAAATCCATCATGTTACCAATTTAAATACATATGTATTAGATGGGAATGGAGAGTTTTTGTACCAGCATGAAATCATTTCGGTCCCAACATTTATGCCTGGTTCAGGGAATGAAGATATTTTGTATTTGTTTGAAAAAATGAAAGGTGAAGAAGAGAAGTTATATTCCTATATTAATCATTGGAATTTACACTATTTTGGATATACCTTCTTCGTTAAGAATGAAGGATTCACAATCATCATCGGTCCATATCTTGAAACACAACCTAATTTATATAGTTTATCAAGGGAATATCATCTCAGTAGCATCCAAAGTGAGAATTTAAAAGTTGTTTGCGATAAAATCTATGTCCTAACGGAAGAACAAGCTAGCAGTTTTGCAAGCTTTCTACAGCAGTTTAAATCAATGACCGAACAGGAGACGACGCCTCGAACCATCGTTTCTGATCAAAACAAACGTTCTATTTATATAAAGTCTGATAACATCACCTTGGATGAGGAAGCTGAACTTGTTAAAGTCCGGTATAAGACTGAAAAGGATTTTATGCATGCTGTTGAACAAGGTGATAAAATTGCAGCATTAAAACTGATTAATTCAAGCAATATGCTGTTCTATTTTTCGGAACGCTTTCCAAATCAGCCCCTTCGCAGTCAGAGAAATGTTGCCATCGTGCTCAATACACTTTTACGTATATCAGCAAGAAATAGCAATGTACCTGCTATTATCATCCATCGTATTTCTGAAAAATATGCTTATGAAATTGAAAATACTAATCAATTAGCAGAACTTCAACTCTTAAAAGATCGCATGATAGAGGAGTATTGTGATTTAGTACTTGAAAACTCATTAAGAAAGTATTCAACCATGACACAAAAAGTTATTGAACACTTACTAAGCTTCTATGATAAACAAATGAATAAAGATGAATTAGCGGAGCTCTTATCTACACACCCAAGCCATCTATCCCGAAAATTCAAAGAAGAAACAAAGATGACAATCACTGCTTATCAGCAAATGTTACGTATAAAAAAAGCCAAACATCTATTAAAAACTGAGAACTTATCGGTTGAGGAAATTGCGTGGATCATTGGGTATGATGACCCATCTTACTTTGCAAGAGTTTTTAAAAAAGAGACAGGCATGACACCAACACAATTTCGGGATGGCGATGAACAATAA
- the uidA gene encoding beta-glucuronidase, whose translation MLYPIHTETRGVIDLNGIWNFKLDSGKGFEEKWYESKLTDTMPMAVPSSYNDIGVTREIRNHIGYVWYEREFVIPAYLKDQRIVLRFGSATHKAKVYVNGELVTEHKGGFLPFEAEINNNLKKGKNRVTVAVDNILDESTLPVGLYTEKEEEGLGKVIRNNPNFDFFNYAGLHRPVKIYTTPSTYMKDVTIVTGFNGTTGTVDYKIDVQGNAETVKVSVVDEDGKVVTSIEGTSGTIDIPNVNLWEPLNAYLYHLKVEAMNGGQTVDVYEEPFGVRTVEVTDGKFFINNKSFYFKGFGKHEDTPINGRGFNEAANIMDFNILKWIGANSFRTAHYPYSEELMRLADREGLVVIDETPAVGVHLNFMATTGLGAGSERVSTWEKIQTFEHHQDVLRDLIARDKNHPSVVMWSVANEAATEEKGAYEYFKPLVELTKELDPQKRPVTIVLFVMATPETDQVAELCDVIALNRYNGWYFDGGNLEAAKVHLRKEFNEWNKRCPGKPIMITEYGADTVAGFHDIDPVMFTEEYQIEYYHANHEVFDEFENFIGEQAWNFADFGTSQGVMRVQGNKKGVFTRDRKPKSVAHEFRKRWTNIPNFGYKG comes from the coding sequence ATGTTATATCCGATTCATACAGAAACTCGTGGAGTTATAGATTTAAATGGAATCTGGAATTTTAAATTAGATAGCGGCAAAGGCTTTGAAGAAAAATGGTATGAGTCAAAACTAACAGATACCATGCCAATGGCTGTCCCTTCATCTTATAATGATATTGGTGTGACAAGAGAAATTAGAAATCACATCGGCTATGTTTGGTATGAGCGTGAATTTGTCATACCAGCTTACTTAAAAGACCAGCGAATTGTATTACGTTTTGGTTCTGCAACACACAAAGCAAAAGTTTACGTAAACGGTGAATTAGTTACCGAACATAAAGGCGGATTTCTACCATTTGAAGCTGAAATTAATAACAACTTAAAAAAAGGTAAAAATAGAGTGACTGTTGCTGTTGATAATATTTTAGACGAATCTACCCTTCCAGTTGGACTTTACACTGAAAAAGAAGAAGAAGGATTAGGAAAAGTGATTCGCAACAACCCTAATTTTGATTTCTTTAACTATGCTGGCTTACATCGTCCCGTAAAAATTTATACAACACCATCAACATATATGAAAGATGTAACGATTGTAACAGGTTTTAACGGTACGACTGGAACTGTTGACTATAAAATAGATGTTCAAGGAAATGCTGAAACTGTAAAAGTTAGTGTAGTTGATGAAGACGGTAAAGTTGTCACATCAATTGAAGGCACTTCAGGTACTATTGACATCCCAAACGTAAACCTTTGGGAGCCATTAAATGCTTATCTTTATCACCTTAAAGTAGAGGCAATGAACGGCGGACAAACCGTTGATGTCTATGAAGAGCCATTTGGCGTTCGAACAGTCGAAGTAACTGATGGGAAATTTTTCATTAATAACAAGTCGTTTTATTTCAAAGGATTTGGAAAACATGAGGATACGCCAATCAATGGAAGAGGCTTCAATGAAGCAGCAAACATCATGGATTTCAATATTTTAAAATGGATTGGTGCTAACTCCTTCCGTACAGCACACTATCCATATTCTGAAGAATTAATGCGACTAGCAGACCGTGAAGGATTAGTAGTCATTGATGAAACTCCTGCTGTTGGCGTTCATTTAAACTTTATGGCAACGACTGGTTTAGGGGCAGGTTCTGAAAGAGTTAGTACATGGGAAAAAATACAAACCTTTGAGCATCATCAAGATGTGTTGCGAGACCTGATTGCTCGTGATAAAAATCATCCATCAGTTGTAATGTGGTCTGTTGCAAATGAAGCAGCAACAGAAGAAAAAGGTGCATATGAATACTTTAAACCTCTTGTTGAATTAACAAAAGAACTAGATCCGCAAAAACGCCCAGTTACAATTGTCTTATTTGTAATGGCAACACCTGAAACAGATCAAGTAGCAGAGCTATGTGATGTCATCGCATTAAATCGTTACAATGGATGGTATTTTGATGGCGGTAATCTTGAAGCTGCTAAAGTACATCTACGCAAAGAATTTAATGAGTGGAATAAGCGTTGTCCAGGAAAGCCAATTATGATAACAGAATACGGGGCTGATACGGTAGCTGGTTTCCATGATATCGATCCTGTTATGTTTACAGAGGAATATCAAATTGAATATTATCATGCAAACCATGAAGTATTTGATGAATTTGAAAACTTTATTGGTGAACAGGCTTGGAACTTTGCAGACTTTGGAACAAGCCAAGGTGTCATGCGTGTTCAAGGAAATAAAAAAGGTGTATTCACACGTGACCGCAAACCAAAATCAGTTGCACATGAATTCCGTAAACGTTGGACAAACATACCTAATTTCGGTTATAAGGGTTAA
- a CDS encoding potassium/proton antiporter, producing MFAEELHTDAFILLAAILFIMGVVSTKFSARLGVPSLVLFMLVGMIMGSDILGIVYFDNAALAQMVGIFALVIILFEGGLQTKWSSLRPVIMPSLSLATIGVLITSGTVAVAAKYILELGWLEAILFGAIVGSTDAAAVFAVLKGQNIKDRISTTLEAESGSNDPMAVFLTVAMIELITLPDANIFSLIGSFFIEMGLGLVVGFIAGKLAIKALNSINLDSSGLYPIFALAFALLTYGLTAFLHGSGLLAVYVLAIIIGNAEIVYRHSIFRFSEGFAWIMQILMFVILGLLVFPSELFTWDISWKSLLISAILIFIARPIAVYLSTIKMNYTHKEKIFLSWAGLKGSVPIVLATFPMLAHIEGSQLIFNVVFFVVLVSCLIQGATVTNLAEKLKLNGPQKVTPIHALELLSLGKTNKEIVGFEINSDSVLVGKKILDIPFPEGAIINVIIRKDQVVTPMGNTIIHSGDFLYLLTSKQNKPRLKQLLEEKRHEVYQEVNKSS from the coding sequence ATGTTTGCTGAAGAATTGCATACCGACGCGTTTATTCTACTTGCAGCCATTTTATTTATTATGGGAGTCGTTTCAACAAAATTTTCCGCTAGACTTGGAGTTCCATCACTTGTGTTGTTTATGTTAGTTGGAATGATTATGGGTAGTGATATTTTAGGTATTGTCTATTTTGATAATGCAGCACTTGCACAAATGGTTGGCATTTTTGCCCTAGTTATCATTTTATTCGAAGGTGGATTGCAGACAAAATGGTCCTCTTTACGTCCTGTTATTATGCCCTCCCTCTCCCTTGCAACGATTGGTGTTTTAATAACATCTGGTACTGTAGCTGTTGCAGCGAAATATATCCTTGAATTAGGCTGGCTCGAAGCCATTTTATTTGGAGCAATAGTCGGCTCTACTGATGCTGCAGCCGTATTTGCAGTACTGAAAGGACAGAATATTAAAGATAGAATAAGTACCACTTTAGAAGCTGAATCAGGCTCAAACGATCCGATGGCTGTCTTTTTGACAGTAGCAATGATTGAATTGATTACCTTGCCTGATGCAAATATTTTTTCACTCATTGGTTCATTTTTTATTGAAATGGGTCTTGGCCTTGTAGTTGGTTTTATTGCTGGAAAACTAGCAATTAAAGCTCTGAATTCAATAAATCTTGATTCAAGCGGCCTTTATCCGATTTTTGCACTTGCTTTTGCCCTTTTAACTTACGGATTGACCGCATTTTTACACGGAAGTGGTCTACTTGCCGTTTATGTCTTAGCAATCATCATTGGAAATGCCGAAATAGTATACAGACATTCCATTTTTCGCTTTTCAGAAGGTTTTGCATGGATAATGCAAATACTCATGTTTGTTATCTTAGGTCTACTTGTTTTTCCATCCGAACTTTTTACTTGGGATATTAGTTGGAAAAGCCTGTTAATCTCTGCCATTCTCATTTTCATCGCAAGACCAATTGCAGTCTATCTTTCAACAATTAAAATGAACTATACTCATAAAGAGAAAATCTTTTTATCTTGGGCAGGATTAAAAGGCTCAGTACCGATTGTTCTGGCAACCTTCCCAATGCTCGCACATATTGAAGGAAGTCAGCTGATCTTTAATGTCGTCTTTTTCGTTGTCCTCGTTAGTTGCTTAATCCAAGGAGCAACCGTTACAAACTTAGCAGAGAAGCTTAAATTGAATGGTCCGCAAAAGGTCACACCAATTCACGCACTCGAACTCCTTTCACTTGGGAAAACGAATAAGGAAATAGTAGGATTTGAAATTAATTCAGACTCAGTACTTGTTGGGAAAAAAATACTCGACATTCCTTTTCCAGAAGGAGCCATTATTAATGTAATCATTCGCAAAGACCAAGTGGTCACACCAATGGGAAACACAATCATTCATTCTGGGGATTTTCTCTATCTTTTAACATCTAAACAAAACAAGCCAAGATTAAAACAATTATTAGAGGAGAAAAGGCACGAGGTTTATCAAGAGGTCAATAAATCGTCATAA
- a CDS encoding tyrosine-type recombinase/integrase yields the protein MKTVEAIKDEQQLLTIKSYLKNRSARDYCLFMLGINTGIRIYDLLHLYVKDFICEETDEIYHFMKSSVHTDPPVYLNKHVRESLQSCRLEGSLQLHDYLFKSRKTNEPITRQQAYRIINEAAKQAGISGSIGTHTLRKTFGYHAYKKGIAISLIQKRLQHITPSETRQYIGVTKEPSVQIKLDVNL from the coding sequence ATGAAAACAGTGGAAGCCATTAAAGATGAACAACAGCTATTAACAATTAAATCCTATTTAAAAAACCGTTCTGCAAGGGATTATTGTCTGTTTATGCTAGGAATTAATACAGGGATCCGCATTTATGACTTGTTGCATTTATATGTAAAGGATTTTATCTGTGAAGAAACAGATGAAATCTATCATTTTATGAAATCCTCCGTACACACAGATCCACCAGTTTATTTAAACAAACATGTCCGCGAATCATTACAATCCTGTAGGTTAGAAGGATCACTCCAGTTACATGATTATTTGTTCAAATCCAGAAAAACAAATGAGCCAATTACTCGCCAGCAAGCCTACCGCATTATTAATGAAGCGGCAAAACAAGCTGGAATTAGCGGTTCAATTGGTACACATACCCTCCGTAAAACATTTGGATACCATGCTTATAAAAAGGGAATTGCGATTTCTCTCATTCAAAAAAGACTACAACATATAACCCCATCAGAAACAAGACAATATATAGGCGTGACAAAAGAGCCTTCTGTCCAAATCAAGCTTGACGTGAATTTATAG
- a CDS encoding MurR/RpiR family transcriptional regulator, which translates to MFSNEIIASFNELETSLYNYIIQYSDKVAYMRIRELANETHISTASILRFCRKLNCEGFSEFKVKLKMHVEENKKTIIKSSQHSVVEFFERTLKGDIEEKIKHAAHFITKADHVIFIGIGSSGILAEYGARYFSSLGKFSLYIKDPHFPIHSKLRNNSITIALSVSGENHFTVTHLNQLKQEGSKIISITNNKLSTIAKISDLNIPYYVTEEFYEEANITTQVPVVYILESIAREIHQLNQ; encoded by the coding sequence ATGTTTTCAAATGAAATCATCGCTTCTTTCAATGAATTAGAAACTTCACTATACAACTATATCATTCAATACAGTGATAAGGTCGCTTATATGCGTATTCGCGAACTAGCAAATGAAACCCATATATCAACAGCCTCTATCTTACGTTTTTGTAGAAAACTTAATTGTGAGGGTTTTTCTGAATTTAAAGTAAAGCTTAAAATGCATGTGGAAGAAAATAAAAAGACGATAATTAAAAGCTCTCAACATTCGGTAGTAGAGTTTTTTGAACGGACGTTAAAAGGTGATATAGAAGAAAAAATTAAACATGCTGCACATTTCATTACGAAAGCAGATCATGTGATTTTTATTGGGATTGGAAGCTCAGGGATCCTTGCTGAATATGGTGCGAGATATTTCTCAAGCTTAGGTAAATTTTCATTGTATATTAAAGACCCTCACTTTCCAATTCATTCTAAACTCCGGAATAATAGCATAACAATTGCTTTATCAGTCTCAGGAGAAAATCATTTTACCGTTACACATCTTAATCAGCTCAAACAAGAGGGAAGTAAAATCATTAGCATAACAAATAATAAACTCTCAACCATTGCCAAAATTTCTGATCTAAACATTCCCTATTATGTAACGGAGGAATTTTATGAAGAAGCAAACATTACGACACAAGTACCTGTTGTATATATTCTAGAATCGATAGCCCGCGAAATCCATCAACTTAATCAATAG
- a CDS encoding glycoside hydrolase family 1 protein: protein MKTYQFPEGFLWGGATAANQIEGGFHEGNKGLNIADVLPGGKERLSILQSPGFNFEIDPEKDYPNHEAIDFYHRYKEDIALFAEMGFKVFRMSIAWTRIFPNGNELEANEEGLAFYDRVFDELHKNGIEPVVTISHYEMPLNLVKEYGGWRNRKVVTFFERYVNAIFHRYKNKVKYWMTFNEINSGFIMPIQGLGFAIQTEEDKYKPTFQAFHHQFVASAIAVKACHDIIPGAQIGCMILYAPVYSYDSNPENVMYALQEERMFNYFCADVQVRGEYPAFIKCYFDELKIELDIQEGDLELIKEGTVDYVGFSYYMSRTEKKEKTDIENSEGNLIGGVKNPFLKASDWGWEIDPEGLRISLNQLFDRYQVPLFVVENGLGAYDKVEEDGSINDDYRIDFLRNHIKAIGEAIEDGVELMGYTSWGCIDLVSASSGEFSKRYGFIYVDKHDDGSGTLARKKKKSFFWYKDVIATNGERL, encoded by the coding sequence ATGAAAACATATCAATTCCCTGAAGGATTCTTATGGGGTGGAGCTACAGCAGCAAATCAAATAGAAGGTGGCTTTCATGAAGGGAATAAAGGCTTAAATATTGCCGATGTTCTTCCAGGGGGAAAAGAAAGACTCAGCATTTTACAATCCCCAGGTTTTAATTTCGAAATCGATCCAGAGAAAGATTATCCAAACCATGAAGCAATTGACTTTTATCATCGATATAAAGAGGATATTGCATTATTTGCAGAAATGGGTTTCAAGGTATTCCGTATGTCTATTGCTTGGACAAGAATTTTCCCAAATGGAAATGAGTTAGAAGCAAATGAAGAGGGCTTGGCCTTTTATGACCGTGTGTTTGATGAGTTGCACAAAAATGGAATCGAGCCTGTTGTAACCATTTCACATTATGAAATGCCGTTAAATCTCGTGAAGGAATATGGTGGCTGGAGAAATCGCAAAGTGGTTACCTTCTTTGAAAGATATGTGAATGCAATCTTTCATCGTTATAAAAACAAAGTAAAGTATTGGATGACATTTAATGAAATTAATAGTGGATTTATTATGCCGATTCAGGGTCTTGGGTTTGCGATTCAAACAGAAGAAGACAAGTACAAACCAACCTTCCAGGCCTTCCATCATCAATTTGTTGCTAGTGCAATTGCAGTAAAAGCATGTCATGACATCATTCCTGGTGCTCAAATTGGTTGTATGATCTTATATGCACCCGTTTACTCGTATGATTCCAATCCGGAAAATGTGATGTATGCTCTTCAAGAAGAACGTATGTTTAACTATTTTTGTGCAGATGTTCAGGTGAGAGGCGAATACCCAGCATTTATTAAGTGCTATTTCGATGAACTTAAAATCGAATTAGACATTCAAGAGGGTGACCTGGAATTAATTAAAGAGGGCACTGTTGATTATGTTGGATTTAGTTATTATATGTCGAGAACAGAGAAAAAAGAAAAGACTGATATAGAAAATTCTGAAGGAAATCTGATCGGCGGTGTGAAAAACCCTTTCTTAAAAGCAAGTGATTGGGGCTGGGAAATTGACCCAGAAGGATTACGTATTAGTTTAAACCAATTATTTGACCGCTACCAAGTACCGCTATTTGTTGTAGAAAATGGATTAGGGGCCTATGACAAAGTCGAAGAGGATGGTTCAATTAATGATGACTATCGAATTGATTTTCTTCGTAATCATATAAAAGCAATTGGTGAAGCAATTGAAGATGGTGTTGAATTAATGGGCTATACAAGCTGGGGCTGCATTGATTTGGTAAGTGCCTCATCAGGAGAGTTCTC